In a single window of the Natronosalvus caseinilyticus genome:
- a CDS encoding TrmB family transcriptional regulator, translating to MGTEPTDLLQELELKEYEATALEHLLSAGRTTAPDIAKATGIPKARVYGVLESLANYGFIKVIPGRPKQYQPKSPETVLERAKENRRQAYEDYCTEIDSIESTFLETFGPLYEQANEDVTPTSELFHVVDVGDPSETETRQLYQNAAETVYVITNSFAYFEDIETAISTASEQGLEVSVLFLDPRRLPSEKAAVQADIVERIASEYPAIRYRFSEEVLPWRGTFIDPSMEYDSGKAIFLVEETDVPNHQRQAAITENGSFVAGMKRYFDLIWRYESLESRPYV from the coding sequence ATGGGGACCGAGCCAACCGACTTACTGCAGGAACTAGAATTGAAGGAGTACGAGGCGACGGCACTCGAGCATCTCTTGAGCGCCGGACGGACGACTGCACCGGACATCGCCAAGGCGACGGGCATCCCCAAGGCTCGCGTGTACGGCGTTCTCGAGTCGCTCGCGAACTACGGCTTCATCAAGGTGATTCCCGGCCGGCCGAAGCAGTATCAACCGAAATCTCCGGAAACCGTTCTCGAGCGGGCGAAGGAGAATCGACGACAGGCGTACGAGGACTACTGCACCGAGATCGATTCCATCGAATCGACGTTTCTTGAGACGTTCGGGCCCCTGTACGAACAAGCGAACGAGGACGTGACGCCGACGTCGGAACTCTTTCACGTCGTCGACGTCGGCGATCCGAGCGAGACGGAGACGCGTCAGCTCTACCAGAACGCGGCCGAAACCGTCTACGTGATTACGAACAGCTTCGCCTACTTCGAGGATATCGAAACGGCGATTTCGACCGCGAGCGAGCAAGGACTCGAGGTCTCGGTGTTGTTCCTCGATCCCCGTAGACTTCCGTCGGAGAAGGCAGCGGTACAGGCGGATATCGTCGAGCGAATCGCCTCCGAGTATCCTGCTATCAGATATCGATTCAGCGAGGAGGTACTGCCCTGGCGCGGAACGTTTATCGACCCGAGTATGGAGTACGATTCTGGGAAAGCGATCTTCCTGGTTGAAGAGACCGACGTTCCGAACCATCAGCGGCAAGCCGCGATTACGGAAAACGGCTCGTTCGTCGCAGGTATGAAACGGTATTTCGATTTGATCTGGCGGTACGAGAGTCTCGAGTCACGACCATATGTCTGA
- a CDS encoding glycosyltransferase family 4 protein: MGYVGGLQPYKGLADLAAALESADADCDLIVAGDGPERTHLEKIFGETATFLGSVPYEQIPSLYHEFDAFVLPSHTEGLPRVILEAQATATPVAATRVGGVPEIVQDGETGLLCDPHRPDQLTTAIDHLATDERERERLGENGRTAVEEGFSWDELYDRYERALQQVIG; the protein is encoded by the coding sequence TTGGGGTACGTCGGTGGACTCCAGCCGTACAAAGGCCTCGCTGATCTCGCCGCAGCCCTCGAGTCGGCCGATGCCGACTGCGACCTGATCGTTGCCGGTGATGGCCCGGAACGAACACACCTCGAGAAGATTTTCGGAGAAACGGCTACGTTCCTCGGATCGGTGCCATACGAACAGATCCCCTCGCTGTATCATGAGTTCGACGCGTTCGTTCTTCCTTCCCATACTGAGGGGCTTCCGCGAGTAATACTCGAGGCGCAGGCAACGGCAACGCCGGTTGCGGCCACTCGAGTCGGCGGGGTCCCGGAAATCGTTCAGGACGGCGAGACAGGATTGCTCTGTGATCCCCATCGACCGGATCAACTGACGACGGCAATTGATCACCTCGCGACGGACGAACGCGAACGTGAGCGCCTCGGCGAGAACGGTCGAACGGCCGTCGAGGAGGGGTTCTCCTGGGACGAGTTGTACGATCGATACGAACGCGCTCTTCAACAGGTGATCGGGTGA